The Halosimplex litoreum genome has a window encoding:
- the endA gene encoding tRNA-intron lyase — MHATLSGDVVRAGERARERFYDSSGYGHPVDAGALELAPVEAAHLLYRGDLDSVEGPDGTAMDFRAFLESAAVSEIAFLVYKDLRDRGFYLSPARAGWSDSSAARAAVDDPAVDFVVYPRGSGPWDDEVAYRVGVVSEREAVPAGDLGDLVLAVVDEESALTYLATEHREVSGTSEAELPTGVSGELLSDRLLLWDPPAAVYDRGFYGQPLDDRDGDVIQLSLLEAAFLARDGVLDVDGGAEAVVERGREVEGERFDRRLRVYADLRERGLVPKTGYKFGADFRTYADVESVDDLGHSELLIRVLDGGHTFSPRDLALDVRLAHGVRKEMVFALVDGDINSGGPDDDGIEWLSVTRLTP, encoded by the coding sequence CTACGACTCCAGCGGCTACGGCCACCCCGTCGACGCCGGCGCGCTCGAACTCGCGCCCGTCGAGGCGGCCCACCTGCTCTACCGCGGCGACCTCGATTCCGTCGAGGGGCCGGACGGCACCGCGATGGACTTCCGTGCGTTCCTCGAATCCGCCGCGGTCTCGGAGATCGCCTTCCTCGTCTACAAGGACCTGCGCGACCGCGGGTTCTACCTCTCGCCCGCACGCGCGGGCTGGTCGGACTCGTCGGCCGCCCGGGCGGCGGTCGACGACCCCGCGGTCGACTTCGTGGTCTACCCCCGGGGCTCGGGCCCGTGGGACGACGAGGTAGCGTATCGCGTCGGCGTCGTCAGCGAGCGGGAGGCCGTTCCCGCGGGGGATCTGGGCGATCTGGTGCTGGCCGTCGTCGACGAGGAGAGCGCGCTCACCTACCTGGCGACCGAGCACCGCGAGGTCTCGGGGACGAGCGAAGCGGAGCTACCGACCGGGGTTTCGGGGGAGCTACTCTCGGACCGACTGTTGCTCTGGGACCCGCCGGCAGCCGTCTACGACCGGGGGTTCTACGGCCAGCCCCTCGACGACCGCGACGGCGACGTGATCCAGCTGTCGCTGCTCGAAGCCGCGTTCCTGGCTCGCGACGGCGTGCTCGACGTGGACGGCGGGGCCGAGGCCGTCGTCGAGCGCGGTCGCGAGGTCGAGGGCGAGCGCTTCGACCGCCGGCTCCGCGTGTACGCGGATCTGCGCGAGCGCGGCCTGGTGCCCAAGACCGGCTACAAGTTCGGCGCCGACTTCCGGACCTACGCCGACGTGGAGTCGGTCGACGATCTGGGCCATTCGGAGTTGCTGATCCGGGTGCTCGACGGTGGACATACGTTCTCGCCGCGGGATCTGGCGCTGGACGTGCGGCTCGCGCACGGGGTTCGCAAGGAGATGGTGTTCGCGCTCGTTGATGGGGATATCAATAGCGGGGGGCCGGACGACGACGGGATCGAGTGGCTGTCCGTGACGCGACTGACGCCGTAG
- a CDS encoding class I SAM-dependent methyltransferase encodes MTDATHPDTIDWHSFWTDADEGDRANAAPSAHHATDAVVDFLAETGRPDAVADVGCGPGHVAFAVAERYPEADVVGYDAAEPVLAENRERARERGVNVDFEQTTLPEFDPGREFDLVFSYFTLCYVREVEDALGAMYDGVAPGGYLVFNYQNRLARAHWRRMAENPDEFLGEDSQFDADRFEDRFRLLLDGENLLSYDRIHDALGTWPQSVWSVIDKPDTRWAWRHHPLVFVPK; translated from the coding sequence ATGACCGACGCAACCCACCCAGACACCATCGACTGGCACAGTTTCTGGACCGACGCCGACGAGGGCGACCGGGCCAACGCGGCGCCGAGCGCCCACCACGCTACCGACGCCGTCGTCGACTTCCTCGCCGAGACCGGCCGCCCCGACGCCGTCGCCGACGTGGGCTGTGGCCCCGGTCACGTCGCCTTCGCGGTCGCCGAGCGCTACCCAGAGGCCGACGTGGTCGGCTACGACGCCGCCGAGCCCGTCCTCGCGGAGAACCGCGAGCGCGCACGCGAGCGAGGCGTGAACGTGGACTTCGAGCAGACGACCCTCCCCGAGTTCGACCCCGGTCGGGAGTTCGATCTGGTCTTCTCGTATTTCACCCTCTGCTACGTCCGCGAGGTCGAGGACGCCCTGGGCGCGATGTACGACGGCGTCGCGCCCGGCGGCTACCTCGTGTTCAACTATCAGAACCGCCTCGCCCGCGCTCACTGGCGGCGGATGGCCGAGAACCCCGACGAGTTCCTCGGCGAGGATTCGCAGTTCGACGCCGACCGCTTCGAGGACCGCTTTCGGCTCCTGCTCGACGGCGAGAACCTCCTGTCGTACGACCGCATCCACGACGCGCTGGGGACGTGGCCTCAGAGCGTCTGGTCGGTGATCGACAAGCCCGACACGCGGTGGGCCTGGCGCCACCACCCGCTGGTGTTCGTGCCGAAGTAG
- a CDS encoding Gfo/Idh/MocA family protein: MSRESLGIGFVGAGSITSEFHAPSLKRIRRAEAAGVMNPTREKAETVAEDLREADCGDPIVTDDVQELVAEPAVDAVWVTSPNHTRVETVRAIVEAVEQGDAELAGVAIEKPLARTVAEAREVVDLVERAGLAHAYLENQVYMPGVERLRELLWEGAESSGRPYLARAAEEHAGPHSAWFWDGEKQGGGVLNDMGCHSHEVNRHLLSPPGEDDLTPKAVTADISTLKWDREEYADELAEEYGVDFRSAPTEDYARTTVYYETPDGEVVVGETTNSWSFVGSGLRISIELLGPEYSGRVDTLESGTNVFFSDAATDEAGYAVEKQQANQGQMSVLPDEGGVYGYPAQNEHVVESFLAGENAREDLSDGLTVVRLCMASYLAAERGERVALDDAELAEYVPEPARGEFDGAPEF, from the coding sequence ATGTCTCGAGAATCGCTCGGTATCGGGTTCGTCGGTGCGGGGTCCATCACCAGCGAGTTCCACGCGCCGTCGCTGAAGCGCATCCGGCGGGCGGAGGCCGCGGGCGTGATGAATCCGACTCGGGAGAAAGCCGAGACGGTCGCCGAGGACCTCCGCGAGGCCGACTGCGGGGACCCGATCGTCACCGACGACGTGCAGGAACTCGTCGCCGAACCCGCCGTCGACGCCGTCTGGGTGACGAGCCCGAACCACACCCGTGTCGAGACGGTCCGCGCCATCGTCGAAGCGGTCGAGCAGGGCGACGCCGAACTGGCCGGCGTCGCGATCGAGAAGCCGCTCGCGCGCACCGTCGCCGAGGCGCGGGAAGTCGTCGATCTGGTCGAACGTGCGGGGTTGGCCCACGCGTATCTGGAGAACCAGGTATACATGCCCGGCGTCGAGCGGCTGCGCGAGCTGCTGTGGGAGGGCGCCGAGTCGAGCGGTCGCCCCTACCTCGCACGCGCGGCCGAGGAACACGCCGGCCCGCACTCGGCGTGGTTCTGGGACGGCGAGAAACAGGGCGGCGGTGTCCTCAACGACATGGGCTGTCACTCCCACGAGGTCAACCGGCACCTCCTCTCGCCGCCGGGGGAAGACGACCTGACGCCGAAAGCGGTGACGGCCGACATCTCGACGCTGAAGTGGGACCGCGAGGAGTACGCCGACGAACTCGCCGAGGAGTACGGCGTCGACTTTCGCTCGGCGCCGACCGAGGACTACGCGCGGACGACGGTGTACTACGAGACGCCGGACGGCGAGGTGGTCGTCGGCGAGACGACCAACTCCTGGTCGTTCGTCGGCTCCGGCCTGCGCATCAGCATCGAGCTACTGGGGCCGGAGTACTCCGGCCGGGTCGACACGCTGGAGTCGGGGACGAACGTGTTCTTCTCGGACGCGGCGACCGACGAGGCGGGCTACGCCGTCGAGAAACAGCAGGCCAACCAGGGGCAGATGTCCGTCCTCCCCGACGAGGGCGGCGTCTACGGCTACCCCGCCCAGAACGAACACGTCGTCGAGTCGTTCCTCGCCGGCGAGAACGCCCGCGAGGACCTCTCGGACGGACTCACGGTCGTCAGGCTCTGCATGGCGTCGTACCTCGCGGCCGAGCGCGGCGAGCGGGTCGCCCTCGACGACGCGGAGCTGGCCGAGTACGTGCCTGAACCGGCTCGCGGCGAGTTCGACGGTGCGCCGGAGTTCTGA